The Deltaproteobacteria bacterium DNA segment TGGCCCGACATGGAAGGCCTCGACTACCGAGACACGGTCACGGACTTCGCGCTGCCGGAGGGAACCTTCTTCGACTGTGCCGTGGTTCATCTGTTGACCACGGCGACGCTCGACCGCCTTGGCGAGCTGTATCCGCAGGGGCGTTTCGAGGTGCGGCGATTTCGGCCCAACATCGTGGTCGCGCCCGCGTCCGGCGAGAGAACCTTCGTCGAGAATGCCTGGGTCGGCCAGACGCTCGCCATCGGGGATGAGGTTCGCCTGAGCGTCACCGGTCCCTGCGGTCGCTGCGTCATGACGACGCTGGCTCAGGGCGATCTTCCGAAGGACCCGGAGATTCTGCGCACGGCAGCCCAGCACAACCATGTCCATGTAGGTGTCTATGCAGCCGTTGTACGGGGCGGCACGATTCGCCGGGGTGATGCGTTGAGGCGTGCCGCCTGAACGGCGGCCCGACGGCCCTTCGGCTGGGTCGGGCGAGGGCGTGGCTCGGGCATCCTGCGACGTCGCGTCGGCCTGGCGCGCGCGTCGCCACCAGCAGCCAACTCGGAGGGGTCAATGGGTCTCTTCATCGTCCGTCACCGGCACGAGCCCGAGCGATGCCCGGCCACCGACCCGTACATGGGCGCGATGCTCCTCAACTACTTGAGCCGGCCCAACGTCAGGCACCATGGCGTCAACATCCAGGGAGAGGCCGTCGTGCAAGGCGAGCACACCCTCTACATGATCATCGAGTCGAGCGACGAAGATCGTGTTCGCGCGTTCATGAGACCGTTCGC contains these protein-coding regions:
- a CDS encoding MOSC domain-containing protein: MSQAADVQLGSIGSLWRYPVKSMMGEELNAAEVTERGLRGDRAYALVDRADGKVASAKNPRKWPSLFDFRATFIEPPSRGANLPPVRIVLPNGSTVSSAQRDVDQVLSTALHREVTLEAIAGGDVGVGSSSGNPRTANAEEYWPDMEGLDYRDTVTDFALPEGTFFDCAVVHLLTTATLDRLGELYPQGRFEVRRFRPNIVVAPASGERTFVENAWVGQTLAIGDEVRLSVTGPCGRCVMTTLAQGDLPKDPEILRTAAQHNHVHVGVYAAVVRGGTIRRGDALRRAA